A part of Streptomyces sp. NBC_00557 genomic DNA contains:
- a CDS encoding helix-turn-helix domain-containing protein: MDKPERTEDLAQLLARLKDTYRVSDSEIARRIGVAPATVNSWVHRKRGGGRGPKREALQALAREFPKFTEEEIFRAAGRQSPGPLSAEAEARILELWRGLTEDQQRAKEVELRALNEMNRTGQ, from the coding sequence GTGGACAAGCCGGAGCGCACAGAGGATCTGGCGCAGCTTCTCGCTCGACTCAAGGACACGTACAGGGTCAGTGACAGCGAGATCGCGCGCCGCATTGGCGTCGCTCCCGCCACGGTGAACAGCTGGGTGCACCGCAAGCGCGGCGGCGGCCGCGGACCGAAGCGGGAGGCACTCCAAGCGCTCGCGCGCGAGTTCCCCAAGTTCACCGAAGAGGAGATCTTCCGCGCCGCCGGCCGTCAGTCCCCAGGCCCTCTCAGCGCTGAGGCCGAGGCCCGCATCCTCGAGTTGTGGCGCGGTCTCACCGAGGACCAGCAGCGCGCGAAGGAAGTTGAGCTGCGCGCCCTGAATGAGATGAACCGCACGGGGCAGTAG
- a CDS encoding helix-turn-helix domain-containing protein, with amino-acid sequence MTDLIRKGEGQPLRDAMARRGVTQAELAARTREVDVRGQGVSVATVSKVTGRGKTAAKVCRLRTAWLITTALDEPLQQHFDMPSVSTDTVER; translated from the coding sequence ATGACCGACCTGATCCGCAAGGGCGAAGGCCAGCCACTTCGAGACGCAATGGCGCGCCGCGGGGTGACGCAGGCCGAACTTGCCGCACGAACGCGGGAGGTTGACGTCCGCGGACAAGGGGTCAGCGTCGCGACCGTCAGCAAGGTGACCGGACGCGGCAAGACGGCGGCGAAAGTGTGCCGGCTGCGTACGGCGTGGCTGATCACCACGGCGCTGGACGAACCCTTGCAGCAGCACTTCGACATGCCCTCAGTTTCTACTGACACAGTGGAAAGGTAA